Proteins encoded within one genomic window of Spirulina major PCC 6313:
- a CDS encoding NAD-dependent epimerase/dehydratase family protein, translating to MKALVTGANGFTGSHLVRALIEGGFEVVGLVRKTSNCDRISGLPVQLAYGDVSDRASLDGAMVGVDWLFHTAAYVDLGIVDGERMARVNVEGTRNVLAAAQVAQVQKMVYCSTIGIYGDTQGETITETFQRRQQGFSSAYDSTKYDAQQLVNQAAATGFPVVSVMPSGIFGVDDPHFGPVIQLFLKGKLPFWVGGDRITGIVHVDDLVAAMLLAAEKSPPGEHYIISTDDLPTREMFAYLGSKTGIPTPKEAPKALVYFLTFFLDPLGHLFGWNPPLSRERLHYVYERCVRVSGQKAKDQLGWKPRPLTAIFDEFIAQS from the coding sequence ATGAAAGCATTGGTGACGGGGGCGAATGGGTTCACGGGGTCGCATTTGGTGCGGGCGTTGATCGAGGGTGGGTTTGAGGTGGTGGGGCTGGTGCGGAAGACGAGTAATTGCGATCGCATCTCCGGTTTACCCGTGCAACTGGCCTATGGCGATGTGAGCGATCGCGCCAGTCTGGACGGGGCGATGGTGGGGGTAGATTGGCTGTTTCATACGGCGGCCTATGTAGATTTGGGGATTGTGGATGGGGAACGGATGGCGCGGGTGAATGTGGAGGGGACGCGGAATGTGCTGGCGGCTGCCCAAGTTGCCCAGGTGCAAAAAATGGTTTATTGCAGCACGATCGGCATCTATGGCGATACCCAAGGTGAGACGATTACTGAAACGTTTCAACGTCGCCAACAGGGGTTTTCCTCGGCCTACGACAGCACTAAATACGACGCACAGCAGTTAGTGAACCAAGCGGCGGCGACAGGGTTTCCGGTGGTGAGTGTGATGCCGTCGGGGATTTTTGGGGTGGATGATCCGCATTTTGGGCCGGTGATTCAGTTGTTTTTAAAGGGAAAATTACCGTTTTGGGTGGGGGGCGATCGCATCACCGGCATCGTTCATGTGGATGATCTCGTCGCTGCCATGCTCCTCGCGGCGGAAAAAAGCCCCCCTGGTGAGCATTACATCATTTCCACCGACGACCTCCCCACCCGCGAAATGTTTGCCTACCTCGGCTCGAAAACGGGCATCCCCACCCCCAAAGAAGCCCCCAAAGCCCTGGTATATTTCCTCACCTTTTTCCTCGATCCCCTTGGCCATCTTTTCGGCTGGAATCCACCTCTCAGCCGCGAACGCCTCCACTATGTTTATGAACGGTGTGTGCGGGTCAGTGGTCAAAAAGCAAAAGATCAATTAGGCTGGAAACCTCGCCCCTTGACGGCTATTTTTGATGAATTTATTGCCCAATCTTAG
- a CDS encoding TIGR00300 family protein — translation MTDAIRILMCAPDHYDVDYVINPWMEGNIHKSSRDRAAEQWHKLYNVIKEHTAVDLVEPAKGWPDMVFTANAGLVLGKTVVLSRFLHPERQGEEPYFKAWFEENGFTVHELPSDLPFEGAGDALFDREGRWLWAGYGFRTELDSHPLIAQWLDTEVLSLRLVDSRFYHLDTCFCPLRGGYLLYYPPAFDAYSNHLIERRVPAEKRIAIAEPDAVNFACNAVNLEDIVIMNNVSEGLKQRLADCGFTAIETPLSEFLKAGGAAKCLTLRTTEPILENVHAAVSVETRTIQMQGHLLDAGTLNRALDLIVERGGSFKVLNFNLGTERQSTSMAEVRVSAPDRHVMENIMTDLIELGAVDRPSEEKDADLEAVFAAGVAPDDFYVTTIYPTEVRINGQWVRVEQQRMDGAIAVRKTENGITAHCKLLRDLTTDEEVVVSVHGIRTVRKVDERKKQNRTEEFSFMGAGVSSERRVELVVEQIAWELRHIRDQGGKVAVTAGPVVIHTGGSQHLARLVRDGYVQALLGGNAIAVHDIEQAMMGTSLGVDMKQGVPVHGGHRHHLKTINTVRRYGSIAKTVEAGVLNRGIMYECVKNNVPFCLAGSIRDDGPLPDTEMDLLKAQNAYAELIEGADMILMLSTMLHSIGVGNMTPAGVKMVCVDINPAVVTKLSDRGSVESVGVVTDVGLFLSLLVKQLDQLTTPYAAAV, via the coding sequence ATGACTGATGCAATCCGAATTCTGATGTGTGCGCCGGATCATTACGACGTGGATTATGTGATTAATCCCTGGATGGAAGGCAATATTCATAAGTCCTCGCGCGATCGCGCCGCTGAACAGTGGCACAAGCTCTACAACGTGATTAAAGAGCATACCGCAGTGGACTTGGTGGAACCGGCCAAGGGCTGGCCCGATATGGTTTTCACCGCCAACGCGGGGTTGGTGTTGGGTAAAACGGTGGTGCTGAGCCGCTTTTTACACCCGGAACGCCAAGGGGAAGAACCCTATTTCAAAGCCTGGTTTGAAGAAAATGGCTTTACGGTGCATGAGTTGCCCTCAGATTTGCCCTTTGAAGGGGCGGGGGATGCGCTGTTTGATCGGGAAGGACGTTGGCTCTGGGCGGGCTATGGGTTCCGCACTGAATTGGATTCCCACCCGCTGATCGCTCAATGGTTGGACACAGAAGTGCTGTCGTTGCGCTTGGTGGATAGCCGCTTTTATCACCTTGATACCTGTTTTTGTCCGTTGCGCGGCGGGTATTTGCTCTACTATCCGCCGGCCTTTGATGCCTACTCTAACCATTTAATTGAGCGGCGGGTTCCGGCGGAAAAACGGATTGCGATCGCTGAACCCGATGCCGTCAACTTTGCCTGTAACGCGGTCAACCTCGAAGATATCGTGATCATGAATAACGTTAGCGAGGGGCTAAAACAACGCCTCGCTGACTGTGGCTTCACCGCCATTGAAACGCCCTTATCAGAATTTCTCAAGGCCGGCGGTGCGGCGAAATGCCTCACCCTCCGCACCACTGAACCCATCCTCGAAAACGTCCATGCGGCCGTTTCTGTGGAAACCCGCACCATCCAAATGCAAGGCCATCTCTTGGATGCAGGCACGCTCAACCGTGCCTTGGATCTGATTGTGGAACGGGGCGGCAGCTTTAAGGTGTTGAACTTTAACCTCGGCACGGAACGCCAAAGCACCTCGATGGCGGAAGTGCGGGTCTCTGCACCGGATCGCCACGTCATGGAAAATATCATGACGGACTTGATCGAACTGGGGGCGGTGGATCGTCCCAGCGAGGAGAAAGATGCAGACCTTGAAGCAGTGTTTGCGGCCGGGGTTGCGCCGGATGATTTTTATGTGACGACGATTTACCCGACGGAAGTGCGCATTAATGGGCAATGGGTGCGGGTGGAGCAACAGCGCATGGATGGTGCGATCGCCGTGCGCAAAACTGAGAACGGCATCACGGCGCATTGTAAACTGCTGCGGGATCTCACCACGGACGAAGAAGTTGTGGTCAGCGTTCACGGGATTCGCACCGTGCGCAAAGTGGATGAGCGCAAAAAACAAAACCGCACCGAAGAGTTCAGCTTCATGGGGGCGGGGGTCTCCAGTGAGCGGCGGGTGGAATTGGTCGTTGAGCAAATCGCCTGGGAACTTCGCCATATCCGCGATCAAGGTGGCAAAGTGGCCGTCACAGCGGGGCCGGTGGTGATCCATACTGGCGGCAGTCAACACTTGGCGCGGTTGGTGCGCGATGGCTATGTCCAGGCTCTGTTAGGGGGGAATGCGATCGCCGTTCACGACATCGAACAGGCCATGATGGGCACATCCCTCGGCGTGGACATGAAACAAGGCGTGCCCGTCCACGGCGGCCACCGTCACCACCTCAAAACGATCAACACCGTGCGGCGTTACGGTTCCATTGCTAAAACCGTGGAAGCCGGGGTGTTGAACCGAGGCATCATGTACGAATGTGTCAAAAATAACGTGCCCTTCTGCCTCGCGGGTTCGATCCGTGACGATGGCCCGTTGCCCGATACGGAAATGGACTTGCTCAAGGCCCAAAATGCCTATGCAGAACTGATCGAAGGCGCAGATATGATCCTGATGCTTTCGACAATGTTGCACTCGATTGGGGTGGGGAATATGACCCCGGCGGGCGTGAAAATGGTCTGCGTTGATATCAATCCGGCGGTGGTGACGAAGTTGAGCGATCGCGGTTCCGTGGAATCCGTGGGCGTGGTCACCGATGTGGGGCTGTTCCTCAGTCTCTTGGTGAAACAGTTGGATCAACTCACAACCCCCTACGCTGCTGCGGTTTAA
- a CDS encoding GFA family protein — protein MTDHFGSCLCGTVRFEVQGNFDSFYLCHCRHCQKDTGSAHAANLFAQSAKLTWLAGADAVNSFTLPDTSHNKSFCKLCGSALPSIQLAGLLVVPAGCLDTEVSMLPTAHIFTSSKAPWDGVFGEVPTFEKLPE, from the coding sequence ATGACCGATCATTTCGGTTCTTGCCTGTGTGGCACTGTGAGATTTGAGGTACAAGGCAACTTCGACAGCTTTTATCTTTGTCATTGCAGACATTGTCAAAAGGATACAGGCTCTGCTCATGCAGCAAATTTATTTGCGCAGTCAGCCAAATTGACCTGGCTGGCGGGTGCTGACGCGGTGAACTCCTTTACACTTCCGGATACTAGTCACAACAAAAGCTTTTGTAAACTGTGTGGTTCAGCATTGCCAAGCATTCAGCTTGCAGGTTTGCTGGTTGTTCCGGCCGGGTGTTTAGATACTGAAGTTTCTATGTTACCAACAGCACATATTTTTACATCCAGCAAAGCCCCTTGGGATGGGGTATTTGGGGAAGTGCCAACGTTTGAGAAGCTGCCAGAGTGA
- a CDS encoding COX15/CtaA family protein, producing MTDSAFRSSSVLTPTTDGSQPQVWLRRFIWKMAIAVFLLMAIGSATRVMNAGLACPDWPLCYGQLVPTQQMNLQVFLEWFHRLDAGLVGLSAIALLGLSVWWRQSLPRWVPWASGFALFLIVFQGILGGLTVTQMLRFDIVTAHLGTALFLFCTLLVMGTALLPHNGTGTARRLPLLGMTATVLVYGQSLLGGLVASQWALHQCLSRSDRCWVMNSHLLGVVPATLATLLLVGMALRTPALHPSLRKLAIAAGSLVALQALIGVATYRLHLQVEPLTVTHQAVGAALLGVLTVFTVVARRDLASQP from the coding sequence ATGACAGACTCCGCTTTTCGTTCCTCTTCTGTCCTCACCCCCACGACCGACGGCTCGCAGCCCCAGGTGTGGCTCCGTCGTTTCATCTGGAAAATGGCGATCGCTGTTTTCCTCTTGATGGCGATCGGCAGTGCGACACGGGTGATGAATGCGGGACTGGCTTGCCCCGATTGGCCCCTGTGTTATGGCCAGCTCGTCCCCACCCAACAGATGAATCTGCAAGTGTTTTTAGAATGGTTCCATCGTTTGGACGCGGGTTTGGTGGGCTTAAGTGCGATCGCACTGTTGGGTCTGTCGGTGTGGTGGCGGCAATCCTTGCCCCGCTGGGTTCCCTGGGCCAGCGGCTTTGCGCTTTTCCTGATCGTCTTCCAAGGCATCCTCGGCGGATTAACCGTCACCCAAATGCTCCGGTTTGATATCGTCACCGCCCACCTCGGCACGGCCTTATTCCTCTTCTGCACCCTCTTGGTCATGGGAACCGCCCTCCTGCCCCACAACGGCACTGGCACAGCCCGCCGCCTCCCGCTCCTCGGCATGACCGCCACGGTCTTGGTTTACGGCCAAAGTCTCCTGGGGGGCTTGGTGGCCTCGCAATGGGCCCTGCACCAATGCCTGAGCCGCTCCGATCGCTGCTGGGTGATGAATAGTCACCTCCTCGGCGTGGTTCCTGCCACCCTCGCCACCCTGCTCCTCGTTGGGATGGCACTCCGCACCCCGGCCTTACATCCGAGTTTGCGTAAATTGGCGATCGCGGCCGGTAGCCTCGTCGCCCTCCAAGCCCTCATTGGCGTAGCCACCTATCGCCTCCATCTCCAAGTCGAACCCCTCACCGTCACCCATCAAGCGGTGGGTGCTGCCCTCTTGGGGGTTTTGACCGTTTTCACCGTCGTTGCCCGTCGCGATTTGGCATCCCAACCCTAA
- a CDS encoding radical SAM/SPASM domain-containing protein, whose translation MLALLHRLRLQWFLLTRSLGYGTDFTTILYKIYLNHDKIIHFRRGFPVYSLSTPAVFSAPAANFLARALYRTIQNKNLPNLMSFAVNDDCNAACEHCSFFEAVDDRARSPLSFEQACDAIAQAQDLGVSVLNFVGGEPLQRRDLPDLIRSVDRQRSTTVLFTNGWLLSDRARELSRAGLDSIYVSLDAADPEQHDRIRQTPGLFERAIAGLKVAKKLGFSVGISTTLTPERYAAGELPRIIELAKRLGVHEVLVFDALPSGRYQDREDLVRSPQGPDWVEAMMRSVAHYNRDRTYPGIVFFAHFTSHRSVGCSCGTSYFYLSPYGDVMSCDFNAHSFGNITTAPLWQIWEHLTTTPDYCSAKWGGCKVKDPDWRDRQSEPTHPALPAPLPGGD comes from the coding sequence ATGCTTGCCCTCCTCCATCGTCTTCGCCTCCAGTGGTTTCTCCTCACCCGTAGCCTCGGCTATGGCACAGATTTCACCACAATTCTCTACAAGATCTACCTCAACCACGACAAAATCATTCATTTCCGGCGGGGCTTTCCGGTCTATTCCCTCTCGACTCCGGCGGTGTTCAGTGCTCCGGCGGCCAACTTCCTCGCCCGCGCCCTCTACCGCACGATCCAAAATAAAAACCTGCCGAACTTGATGAGTTTTGCGGTCAATGATGACTGTAACGCCGCCTGTGAGCATTGCAGTTTTTTCGAGGCAGTGGACGATCGCGCCCGTTCTCCCCTGAGTTTTGAGCAAGCCTGTGATGCGATCGCTCAAGCTCAGGATCTTGGCGTTTCGGTGCTCAACTTCGTCGGCGGTGAACCGTTGCAGCGGCGGGATTTACCGGATCTGATTCGCTCAGTGGATCGGCAACGTTCAACAACGGTGCTGTTTACGAATGGGTGGCTGTTGAGCGATCGCGCCCGTGAACTGTCCCGCGCTGGCCTCGATAGCATCTATGTCAGCCTCGACGCTGCCGACCCCGAACAGCACGATCGCATTCGCCAAACCCCCGGACTTTTTGAACGCGCGATCGCGGGTCTCAAAGTCGCGAAAAAACTCGGTTTCTCCGTCGGCATCTCCACCACCCTCACCCCCGAACGCTACGCTGCGGGCGAACTGCCCCGGATCATTGAATTGGCGAAACGGTTGGGGGTGCATGAAGTGCTGGTGTTCGACGCGCTGCCCAGTGGTCGCTATCAAGACCGGGAGGATTTAGTGAGATCCCCTCAGGGTCCCGATTGGGTCGAAGCGATGATGCGATCGGTGGCCCATTACAACCGCGATCGCACCTATCCCGGCATCGTCTTTTTCGCCCACTTCACCAGTCACCGCAGCGTCGGTTGTTCCTGTGGCACGAGTTATTTTTACCTCTCCCCCTACGGCGATGTGATGTCCTGCGACTTCAACGCCCACAGTTTTGGCAACATCACCACCGCCCCCCTCTGGCAAATTTGGGAACACCTCACCACCACCCCCGACTATTGCAGCGCCAAATGGGGCGGCTGCAAAGTGAAAGATCCGGACTGGCGCGATCGCCAATCCGAACCAACCCACCCCGCACTTCCCGCTCCCCTCCCAGGAGGGGATTAA
- a CDS encoding IS4 family transposase — translation MLSNFPAIVKKHLGKLPQDDYPVLDTQTFVSTWLSFAMDQSVTSMRDLFKRLNNRGIGMDISTFSKASKLREKKIFIDLYEDLKKEQKKQKGSNLKRLTMFPLDSTIVALTSKLLWEEGWHQVKLFSGIDLFTGIPEGVLIHLGLGQGHDSKYGEETIAATPENGVAVMDRGFCRLSRIQELKKQEDKYFIVRIKNNIKLEMRENGNYRVGTGEEQVEARVVIFSDREAKTEFRLATNIPIMEKRRASNEEIADFYRLRWQIELLWKFLKMHLKLSHLITKNKNGIEIQIYSCLIGYLILQLTEIPKEAGKSLLDKLRYLQAFMCEQISYVHWFRKLIPRC, via the coding sequence ATTTTATCTAATTTCCCTGCAATCGTCAAAAAACATCTCGGAAAACTGCCGCAAGATGATTATCCAGTCCTCGATACGCAAACTTTTGTATCAACATGGTTATCCTTTGCCATGGATCAGAGCGTAACTAGTATGAGAGACCTATTCAAAAGGTTGAACAACCGAGGAATAGGGATGGATATATCTACGTTTTCCAAAGCGAGTAAGTTGAGAGAAAAAAAGATATTCATCGACTTGTATGAAGACCTGAAGAAAGAGCAAAAAAAGCAGAAAGGGAGCAACCTAAAACGGTTGACAATGTTTCCCCTAGACTCAACGATTGTCGCCTTAACCAGTAAGCTACTCTGGGAGGAAGGATGGCATCAAGTCAAGCTCTTCAGTGGCATAGATTTGTTCACAGGAATACCAGAAGGGGTATTGATCCACTTGGGTTTGGGTCAAGGTCATGATAGTAAATACGGAGAGGAAACCATAGCAGCAACGCCGGAGAATGGAGTTGCCGTCATGGATAGGGGGTTTTGCCGTTTGTCTAGAATCCAGGAACTGAAAAAACAAGAGGACAAGTACTTTATCGTCAGAATAAAGAACAATATCAAGTTAGAGATGCGGGAGAATGGGAACTATAGGGTGGGAACAGGAGAAGAGCAAGTAGAAGCGAGAGTAGTGATATTCAGTGACAGAGAAGCAAAGACAGAATTCAGACTTGCAACAAATATTCCAATAATGGAAAAACGGAGAGCAAGTAATGAAGAGATTGCAGATTTCTATCGATTACGTTGGCAGATAGAGTTGCTATGGAAGTTTCTAAAAATGCATCTAAAGCTGTCTCACTTAATCACAAAAAACAAGAATGGCATCGAGATACAAATATATAGTTGTTTAATAGGATATCTGATACTGCAATTGACTGAAATCCCAAAAGAAGCGGGAAAGAGTTTGTTAGATAAGCTACGCTATTTGCAAGCGTTCATGTGTGAGCAAATCAGTTATGTACATTGGTTTAGAAAGTTAATTCCACGATGTTGA